Genomic window (Oryza sativa Japonica Group chromosome 3, ASM3414082v1):
TATAAAATACTAGTAATAAAAGAGAATTATGTAATCTTGCGGGGATACTCGACACATCAAGTGTCGAAGCTATCTCAAATGGTAAATTTTTCTACAGTATATCGTTACTTCACGATTTTAATTGTAAAACACAACACAAAGTGACTTTTAGGAGTAAATACTctataaacgtggtaatttgacAGTGGACATCGCacctattaaaataataatttctggTTGGAGAGGAGCGAAAAATCACTTGAAATATTAAAATTACTCTTAAAATTACCCCctggatccacatgtcagttctttcatctcttttctctctctatcccgTCCGTTGGTGCCATGGGGGTCATCGCCGTCGATGGGAAGCAGCGCGTGGGCAGCAGAGGAAGGCGACGCTTCGTCCGACGAGTTTAGCTAAAACCGACGATTTCCTATAGTAAAATTTGTCATCTTAAATTGTGGCGGTTCGCTCATTAGCTTCAGAAAGACACCATTTCATTCGAACACTCTACGGTAACAGTCGAAATAAATTTCAAAGCGTAGATAATCTTTTATGAGCATATACAGTTATACACACGTTGATGCCGCCAAATTGCCTGTTGAAGCCAGGCCGTGTTATGCGACGTCCGAAAGCATCACAGCTCTCTGAACAAAAGGGCCGTGTTAGTAGGAATGAAGCCGGATTTTGGTCAGTCATCGGATCATGGTTTTAACCTGTAAATGGTCCTGACTGCAACAGTGGCGCTTCACGAGGTCCTAGGACAGAACGACAACACCGAAACGTGACATGCAATCAGCGACTCATCAGTGCACTGTCTACAACAGCTACTGCCTACTGGTATTAACTACACCTTCAGTTCCAAACTTCCAATACCCTAGTACTACGTGTgtactataaatctgaacaatTCAATCATATCCTATAATATTCCTTCAATCttaaataacaaatatataattgGATGTGACATGTTATGATACTATTAATCTAAAAATATGTGTTACTTCCGGTAGGTTAGTTTTCTTAAGTGACGGAGTGAGTAAGTGCACTTATATGAGACAAGGGAGTAAAAAAAGAATTTTATATATTCCTCAGTTAATAATATTTGTCATATCAGACTATtgttaaactttaaaaactttgactataaataacatctaaaatatttataaaatatgatgATTAAAAATTACTTCCATAAAATCATAATACAGTTATTGATATTTTAATACagttattaatatttttatatattataataaaaaatatagtggTCGAAGttattttgttatatttttatgaCGAGTATAATCAGGTAGGAAATAGTAGTTTCATGGACTCGCCACGATTAAGAAAATCATAAGATATTTCGAGGGTTGGACTCACCCCCGTTCCGACCGCGCACCCGCACCAACTAGTCCAACCGAATCTCACTCAATCCCTCTCCCCAAACATTTCATCACCCAAAACTATCAATGGTGCTTGCTGTTCTTCTGCCTCACTGCTCTGCACATACATCAGACAAGCAAAATCCAGTAACAAATCTACGCACTAAGCACCAGTACAATACAATTAGCGGCATCTAAATTAATTTGCCATGAAGCATGAACACAGTGAATAACCGACAACAAAATGGAGAatcatctgaaaaaaaaaatcaatcaaaaaCAGTTGGGAGATTCAGAGCAGAGCTAGGAAGCGATCATATACAATTAtgcatacgtacgtacgtacgcgcgcCCTATATGGTGGGGGAGTGGCACCGATCATAGCGTGCAGCCGCAGAAGAGGAAGAAGCAGCACACCATGGAGAAGAGCGCGACGGACTCGATGGCGGTGACGAGGCCCCAGAGCACGGCGTCCACGACGGGGGAAAAGTCCTGCACgagctccggccaccgccgcaccgccgagccgagccgctcCGGCCACCAGTGCTGCCAGTGCCACCCGCGGAGGGCCGGCGCGCCCGCGTAGTGGccggccgccgacgacggcaGCAGCGCCGCCAGGCTCGGCACGCCGAGGTCCGGCGGCCACCGCAGCATGGACACCAGGCTGCCCCCCATATCGTCGATCGAGCGGCCGCTAATTAACCTGCTCTTCCCGGCGAGGCCGcgacggccggtcgccgccgagtgTTTCTCCCGCTGTGTGGGCTTATGCTTTGACGGGTTGGGGCCTGGGGGGATGCCGGTGTAACGTGTTACTTACTGCTGCTTTGCTATTAGCTAGTAGTCGCGTGTGGAATGTAGTTGTACCCGCGCGTCTCTTCTCGTGCTCTCGTGGTGCATAGCACCGGTGTCCGGTGTCACGATGTGGCGGAGACGCGGGGTCATGGGCGGTTTgggtcttttcttttttttctcggcAAAGTGCTGGGACTGGGAGTTGTAGCCCTGTAGGTCGTCATGCGACTATGCTTCGCACTCAGGCATATGCCGCACATGGCGGTGAGTGGGTTTAACGGACGGGCGTTCGCGCGTCTAGATCATGCACGCGCGTGAGAGTGTGAGATACTTGAAATGATTCTGGCTTAGCCTATGGATCCATCCGTAGCTTTCGATTATGCAACATCTAAcaggtaggggtgaaaacggtacggaaactttccggattcgAACCTATTTTTCGAAAACGGAATAtgtcggtcggaattttttcggaaacggaaataaattcggaaatattttctcggaaacggaatcggaaatgataagggcagtttctgtcggaactcggaatcggtcggaaattttctcggaattaccagaaattttgtgaaagaaataccctggattctttttttaagcactgaatagtgaataccatggtgtttggctattttttttaaaaaaatatttgttatgcaaactaaaattacataagaatatttttttgtcctacatggggatttatcaacaacattactcttttaaacatacataattt
Coding sequences:
- the LOC4332643 gene encoding uncharacterized protein; translation: MGGSLVSMLRWPPDLGVPSLAALLPSSAAGHYAGAPALRGWHWQHWWPERLGSAVRRWPELVQDFSPVVDAVLWGLVTAIESVALFSMVCCFFLFCGCTL